In a genomic window of Methylobacter sp. YRD-M1:
- the def gene encoding peptide deformylase: MREIVQLGAEVLRKKAAAVVDVHDDDIRRIIADMQSTLAGTQGVGIAAPQISESKRIIIVASRPTPRYPRAPQMEPTVMINPVFEVLSDHKEKDWEGCLSIPGIRALVPRYREILIRYTDQHGGSVELKLEGFVARIFQHEYDHLEGRVYLDSVEDNRDIFSEKEYFKLMEGR, translated from the coding sequence ATGCGAGAGATTGTCCAGTTGGGCGCCGAGGTATTAAGAAAAAAGGCGGCAGCGGTTGTTGATGTGCATGACGATGATATCCGGCGGATAATCGCCGATATGCAGAGCACGCTGGCGGGTACGCAGGGCGTCGGCATTGCCGCGCCCCAGATCAGCGAGTCAAAACGGATCATCATTGTGGCATCGCGGCCCACGCCCCGCTATCCCCGGGCGCCGCAGATGGAGCCGACAGTCATGATCAATCCGGTATTTGAAGTTTTGTCGGATCATAAAGAAAAGGACTGGGAAGGCTGCTTAAGCATTCCGGGCATCCGCGCTTTGGTGCCGAGGTATCGAGAGATCCTGATCCGTTATACCGACCAGCATGGGGGCTCGGTGGAATTAAAGCTGGAGGGCTTTGTCGCCCGGATTTTTCAGCATGAGTATGATCATCTGGAGGGCAGGGTGTATCTGGACAGCGTTGAGGATAATCGGGATATTTTCTCCGAGAAAGAATATTTCAAACTGATGGAAGGCCGTTAA
- a CDS encoding LysR family transcriptional regulator: protein MNPNHLLTFAVVARFKSITLAAQHLQLGQPAVSGQLKLLQSEVGEALYERKGHQIELTPAGKGLLEYAQKMDADFNQAIDYVRCLQQINTGFLRLGSTTTIASFYLPQHVVQLQKLYPGVQVFMKTWDTAEIIRNLGDIDLGFIEGPVDEDELPGNYEVLPWQDDEIVLVLPEDHSVAQEYPESVPLEVFTQHPVIWREPGSGARHVVEQALAAAGIVAPVSIEVTGVSGIKESVRAGLGIGFASSQALRNEAKGLVARRINPPDGLFWHLNIVAPKQIIQSRVTKAFLELCLK from the coding sequence TTGAATCCCAACCATTTGCTTACTTTCGCCGTCGTTGCCCGTTTTAAGAGCATCACGCTGGCCGCGCAGCATCTGCAGCTGGGGCAGCCGGCCGTTTCGGGACAGCTAAAGCTGCTGCAGAGCGAGGTCGGCGAGGCGCTTTACGAGCGCAAAGGCCATCAGATCGAATTGACGCCGGCCGGTAAAGGCTTGCTGGAATATGCCCAGAAAATGGATGCCGATTTCAATCAGGCTATCGACTATGTGCGCTGCCTGCAACAGATCAATACCGGTTTCCTGCGTTTGGGTTCCACGACTACGATTGCCAGTTTTTATCTGCCTCAGCATGTCGTGCAGCTGCAGAAGCTGTATCCGGGTGTTCAGGTTTTTATGAAAACCTGGGATACGGCGGAAATCATTCGCAACCTGGGCGATATTGATCTGGGTTTTATTGAAGGGCCGGTGGACGAGGATGAATTGCCCGGCAATTACGAAGTTTTGCCGTGGCAGGATGATGAAATCGTGCTGGTTTTGCCGGAAGATCACAGCGTAGCGCAGGAGTATCCGGAAAGCGTGCCTTTGGAGGTTTTTACCCAGCACCCGGTGATCTGGCGCGAACCCGGTTCGGGCGCCAGACATGTGGTCGAGCAGGCGTTGGCCGCAGCCGGCATTGTGGCGCCCGTCAGTATCGAAGTGACCGGCGTTTCCGGCATCAAAGAGTCAGTCAGGGCAGGGTTGGGCATCGGTTTCGCCTCTTCACAAGCGTTGCGCAATGAGGCCAAAGGCTTGGTGGCGCGGCGCATCAATCCCCCGGACGGCCTGTTCTGGCATTTGAATATTGTTGCGCCCAAGCAGATCATTCAGTCCAGGGTGACTAAGGCATTTCTGGAATTATGCCTTAAATGA
- a CDS encoding quinoprotein relay system zinc metallohydrolase 2: MRFLFVLILLTGSAYATAAQVLSVTEVAPGIYTHRGVHELPDTKNHGAIANIGFIVGERCVAVIDTGGNPQQGESLKLAIKHTTSKPVCYVINTHVHPDHIYGNKAFKEAGVKFVGHEKLARAMATRGTYYIDKAADQLDVKLTAEDIIPPDLAVKDHLDIDLGGRTLKLTAHPAAHTDNDLTVYDEKTDTLWISDLLFIEHLPVIDGSLKGWLAELETLESHPYKTVIPGHGPIVKDWPKSMQPEKDYLEMLLTEIRAMIKQGKYLEDAVETVGYSAKGQWQLFDQFHRKNVTTAFAELEWEN, encoded by the coding sequence ATGAGATTTTTGTTTGTTTTAATTCTGTTGACAGGCAGTGCCTATGCAACAGCTGCACAGGTCCTGTCAGTAACGGAAGTCGCTCCCGGTATTTATACGCATAGGGGTGTGCATGAATTGCCTGATACTAAAAATCATGGCGCTATTGCCAATATCGGGTTTATTGTCGGCGAACGCTGTGTAGCGGTTATTGATACGGGTGGCAATCCGCAGCAGGGTGAATCTTTGAAACTGGCGATCAAACACACTACTTCCAAGCCGGTTTGCTACGTTATCAACACGCATGTCCACCCGGACCATATATACGGCAACAAGGCCTTTAAAGAAGCCGGGGTCAAGTTCGTCGGGCACGAGAAACTGGCCCGAGCCATGGCGACGCGCGGCACTTACTATATCGATAAGGCAGCCGATCAGCTCGATGTCAAGTTGACTGCCGAGGATATTATTCCTCCTGATCTAGCCGTTAAAGACCACCTGGATATCGATCTGGGCGGGCGCACATTAAAGCTGACGGCCCATCCTGCGGCGCATACCGATAATGATCTGACTGTCTACGATGAAAAGACCGATACCTTATGGATATCGGATTTGCTGTTTATAGAGCATTTACCTGTGATAGACGGCAGCCTGAAAGGATGGCTGGCCGAGCTTGAAACATTGGAAAGCCATCCTTACAAGACTGTGATTCCGGGCCACGGGCCGATAGTCAAGGATTGGCCGAAAAGCATGCAGCCTGAAAAAGACTATCTGGAAATGCTGCTGACGGAAATCAGAGCCATGATCAAGCAGGGCAAATATCTCGAAGACGCCGTGGAAACAGTCGGCTACTCAGCGAAAGGGCAATGGCAGTTGTTCGATCAATTCCACCGCAAAAACGTCACGACCGCTTTTGCCGAGCTGGAATGGGAAAATTGA
- a CDS encoding quinoprotein dehydrogenase-associated SoxYZ-like carrier, with product MKKLKTRSWLLALLLMPALALAEGDETEWTSKIKNQYFAGKSIEESNDIIEIDAPYRAEDPALVPIKIVSKIPQTKDSYIKKVLVLVDKNPFPYVGEFEFTPESGKADLAMRVRVNTYSNIRAIAEMNDGRLVMTKKFVKASGGCSAPIGADLDAAMQRLGKMKFRLDEGAKIGEPNLAQLLISHPNITGMQMDQVTRFVKKSHFIKEVRVSFNDKPILTAKTDIAISADPNFRFYFVPDKAGVLKAEVSDTSCESPTSRDACTAGNSYSETYTLNP from the coding sequence ATGAAAAAACTGAAAACAAGATCCTGGCTTCTTGCTCTGCTGCTGATGCCGGCGCTGGCTTTGGCGGAAGGCGATGAGACCGAATGGACCAGCAAGATAAAAAATCAGTATTTTGCCGGCAAATCGATTGAGGAATCCAATGACATCATCGAAATCGATGCGCCTTACCGGGCAGAAGATCCGGCGCTGGTGCCTATCAAGATTGTCAGCAAGATACCTCAAACCAAAGACAGCTATATTAAAAAAGTCCTGGTGCTGGTCGATAAAAACCCGTTTCCGTATGTCGGCGAGTTTGAATTTACCCCTGAAAGCGGCAAGGCTGATCTGGCGATGCGGGTTCGGGTCAATACTTACAGCAATATCCGCGCTATTGCTGAAATGAATGATGGCAGGCTGGTTATGACCAAGAAGTTTGTCAAAGCCAGCGGCGGTTGCTCCGCCCCGATAGGCGCCGATCTCGATGCCGCCATGCAGCGTCTGGGCAAAATGAAATTCAGGCTCGATGAAGGCGCTAAAATCGGCGAACCGAACCTGGCTCAACTGCTGATCAGCCATCCGAACATTACCGGCATGCAAATGGACCAGGTCACACGGTTCGTGAAGAAATCCCACTTCATCAAGGAAGTGCGCGTTTCATTTAACGACAAGCCGATTCTGACTGCCAAAACCGATATCGCGATCAGCGCCGACCCTAATTTCAGATTTTACTTTGTGCCGGACAAAGCCGGTGTGCTGAAAGCCGAGGTCTCCGATACTTCATGCGAGAGCCCGACCAGTCGCGATGCTTGTACGGCCGGCAACAGCTATAGCGAAACTTATACGCTTAACCCTTGA
- a CDS encoding Uma2 family endonuclease — MTNTAFKQASYQDILDLPENIVGEIINGRLETHPRPTPKHALASSSLGDELVSPFQKGKGGPGGWWIMDEPECHLGPHVLVPDLAGWRRQNMPALPETAWFETVPDWICEILSPSTARVDRIVKMPIYAELGVGYLWLIDPVLQTLEAYELRDRHWLLTGSYVDDAPIAIAPFAEHTFSLSDLWE, encoded by the coding sequence ATGACCAATACAGCCTTTAAGCAAGCCAGTTACCAGGACATCCTTGATTTGCCGGAGAATATCGTCGGTGAAATTATTAATGGCCGTCTGGAAACGCATCCAAGGCCCACGCCCAAGCATGCTTTGGCTTCTTCATCGCTGGGTGATGAATTAGTCTCGCCGTTTCAAAAAGGCAAAGGCGGGCCTGGCGGCTGGTGGATCATGGATGAACCGGAATGCCATCTGGGGCCGCATGTTCTTGTGCCGGATCTTGCCGGCTGGCGCCGGCAAAACATGCCGGCGCTGCCGGAAACGGCATGGTTTGAAACAGTCCCTGACTGGATTTGCGAAATACTGTCGCCGTCAACCGCACGCGTCGACCGGATTGTTAAAATGCCAATTTATGCGGAACTGGGCGTCGGCTACCTCTGGCTGATCGATCCGGTTCTGCAAACGTTGGAGGCGTATGAACTGCGTGACCGGCATTGGCTGCTGACCGGTTCTTATGTGGACGACGCTCCAATAGCCATCGCTCCTTTTGCAGAGCATACTTTTTCACTTTCTGACTTATGGGAATAA
- a CDS encoding DUF302 domain-containing protein — translation MFQRSFIFSCLLIMAGCASQPTGEFIPYYQVETTKPYDDVLAELESAIAENNFRITGHSRIGKVIRDRGTKDFPDYDTIQFCNLTHAKTLLLMSPHSVRHMPCNVVMYNYQGRTIVSTHLLPTDTENPELNEFSTKMNVLLKQIVDFAVEQ, via the coding sequence ATGTTTCAACGCTCCTTTATTTTCAGTTGCCTGCTGATCATGGCAGGATGCGCATCGCAGCCGACCGGCGAATTCATACCGTACTATCAAGTGGAGACAACCAAACCCTATGATGATGTCCTGGCTGAACTGGAAAGCGCCATCGCCGAAAACAATTTCAGAATAACCGGGCACAGCCGCATCGGTAAAGTCATTCGCGATCGAGGCACAAAGGATTTTCCCGACTATGACACGATACAGTTCTGCAATTTGACGCATGCGAAAACACTGCTGTTAATGTCACCGCATTCAGTCAGACACATGCCCTGCAATGTGGTCATGTATAATTATCAAGGCAGAACCATCGTTTCAACGCATTTATTGCCTACTGACACTGAAAATCCGGAATTGAACGAATTCTCCACCAAAATGAACGTGCTGTTAAAACAAATTGTCGATTTTGCCGTTGAACAATAG
- the mobA gene encoding molybdenum cofactor guanylyltransferase MobA: MNSQTKVTGVILAGGLARRMNNQDKGLVNFKGRPMISYAIAAMLPVVDQLIINANRNRERYRQFGLPVVADQTDTFDGPLAGILTAMIHADADVLLVMPCDSPLVKAEHLRKLLSTRAEQDADVAVAFDGERLHPVFMAIRTALKNNLEAYLSSGERKIGLWLEQLNRVKADFSDTPDIFTNINTLTELSALEAGSD; this comes from the coding sequence ATGAACAGTCAAACAAAAGTAACAGGCGTGATTCTCGCTGGCGGCCTGGCCAGGCGCATGAACAATCAGGACAAGGGCCTGGTCAATTTCAAAGGCAGACCGATGATTAGTTATGCCATCGCCGCCATGCTGCCCGTTGTCGATCAGCTCATCATCAATGCCAATCGCAACCGCGAGCGCTACCGGCAATTTGGCTTGCCGGTCGTGGCCGATCAAACCGATACTTTTGACGGGCCCTTGGCCGGTATATTGACAGCCATGATTCATGCCGATGCGGACGTGCTGCTCGTCATGCCTTGTGATTCGCCTTTGGTGAAGGCCGAGCATCTGCGGAAACTGCTGTCTACGCGAGCCGAACAGGATGCCGATGTTGCCGTCGCCTTTGACGGCGAGCGCCTGCATCCGGTTTTTATGGCTATCAGGACCGCGCTAAAAAATAATCTGGAAGCCTACTTGTCCAGCGGCGAGCGTAAGATCGGCCTGTGGCTGGAACAGCTGAATAGGGTGAAGGCGGATTTCAGCGATACGCCCGACATATTCACTAATATCAATACACTGACCGAGCTGTCAGCGCTGGAGGCCGGCAGTGATTGA
- a CDS encoding endonuclease V, whose translation MILPMILAVDVDYRDRGASIAGVAFENWQDACEKTIFGSRLDDIEDYIPGQFYRRELPCILKLIEEHQLIPDLIVIDGLVYLDGKSRPGLGKHLYDALQGKISVVGVAKRPFKDIAQECELYRGTSKRPLYITSIGLPLTEAKDHIKSMHGEYRIPDLLKQADRISKTMP comes from the coding sequence TTGATTTTGCCGATGATATTAGCGGTAGATGTTGACTATCGGGACAGGGGCGCGTCTATCGCGGGCGTTGCCTTTGAGAACTGGCAGGATGCATGTGAAAAAACTATATTCGGAAGCAGACTCGACGATATCGAAGACTATATACCGGGGCAGTTTTACCGCAGAGAGCTGCCGTGCATACTGAAACTCATTGAAGAGCATCAACTCATTCCGGATTTAATCGTCATCGATGGACTTGTCTATTTGGACGGTAAATCAAGGCCGGGTTTGGGCAAGCATCTGTATGACGCATTACAAGGGAAAATCAGTGTGGTGGGCGTCGCTAAAAGGCCGTTTAAAGATATAGCCCAGGAATGTGAACTTTACAGGGGAACGAGTAAAAGGCCTCTCTATATCACCAGCATTGGATTACCGTTAACTGAGGCGAAGGATCACATTAAATCCATGCACGGTGAGTATAGAATTCCTGATTTGCTAAAGCAAGCCGACCGGATTTCCAAAACTATGCCATAG
- the htpX gene encoding protease HtpX, translating into MKRILLFLATNIAVMVVISIIFNLLGLGGALHARGVNLDLNSLLIISAVFGMTGSIISLLMSKWTAKSAMGVHVIEHPQNQTEQWLVNIVAKQAKQAGIGMPEVGIFQTHEPNAFATGANRNSALVAVSTGLLQNMNADEVEAVVGHEISHVANGDMVTMALMQGVVNTFVYFFATVIGHVVDRTIFRNEEGEGYGPAYYIVQMVAQIALGFLATMLVMWFSRYREFRADAGGANLAGRQKMINALRALQRGEQEDLPGQLAAFGINGGGVQKLFMSHPPLEERIAALQNQR; encoded by the coding sequence ATGAAGCGTATTCTTCTTTTTCTGGCTACCAATATTGCGGTAATGGTGGTCATCAGCATTATCTTTAACCTTTTGGGCTTAGGCGGCGCCCTGCATGCACGGGGCGTAAATCTGGATCTTAACTCCTTGCTGATCATTTCGGCAGTTTTCGGCATGACAGGTTCAATAATTTCTCTGCTCATGTCCAAATGGACCGCTAAAAGCGCCATGGGCGTTCACGTGATTGAACATCCGCAAAACCAGACTGAACAGTGGCTGGTCAACATCGTTGCCAAACAGGCCAAGCAAGCAGGCATCGGCATGCCCGAAGTCGGTATCTTTCAGACTCATGAACCCAATGCATTCGCTACGGGCGCGAACAGAAACAGCGCGCTGGTTGCTGTCAGCACCGGACTCCTGCAAAACATGAACGCCGATGAGGTCGAAGCGGTTGTCGGCCACGAAATCAGCCATGTCGCTAACGGCGATATGGTCACGATGGCGTTGATGCAGGGCGTGGTCAACACGTTCGTTTACTTTTTCGCTACCGTGATCGGTCACGTCGTCGACCGCACGATCTTCAGAAATGAAGAAGGTGAAGGGTACGGCCCGGCTTATTACATCGTGCAGATGGTCGCGCAAATTGCGCTGGGCTTTCTGGCTACCATGCTGGTCATGTGGTTCTCTCGTTACAGAGAATTCAGGGCCGATGCAGGCGGCGCCAATCTGGCCGGACGTCAGAAAATGATCAATGCGTTACGGGCTTTGCAACGCGGAGAACAGGAAGACCTGCCTGGCCAATTGGCCGCTTTCGGCATTAACGGCGGCGGTGTGCAAAAATTGTTCATGAGCCATCCTCCGCTGGAGGAGCGTATTGCGGCGCTGCAAAATCAACGTTGA
- a CDS encoding PQQ-dependent sugar dehydrogenase, with product MFFKRIMLFGLLLFNAGLAFPQPVSHQDVIKQLQVPPGFRISIFADDVPNARSLALGDNGTVFAGTMQQGYVYAVQDSNRDGVADKRYVIDRELNMPNGVAYKNGALYVAEVNRIIRFDNINQHLDNPPRPVTIYDKFPSDQHHSWKYLRFGPDNKLYTAVGAPCNICNPREEIYASLGRLNPDGSGAEIIARGIRNTVGFDWEPVKKTLYFTDNGRDYMGDDIPPDELNKWSVKGEHFGFPYCHGGDIADPEFAGDRKCQESTKPVWKIKAHMAALGMRFYQGKQFPAEYKNQLFVAEHGSWNRSTPVGYRVALIKFSQGKPVTEQPFVSGWLTKQGKVLGRPVDVLEMPDGSILISDDKLGVIYRVEYKK from the coding sequence ATGTTTTTTAAGAGAATAATGTTGTTCGGCCTGCTTCTGTTCAACGCCGGCCTGGCATTTCCACAACCGGTAAGCCATCAGGATGTCATCAAACAACTGCAAGTGCCGCCCGGTTTTCGTATCTCTATTTTTGCCGATGATGTCCCCAATGCCCGCTCCCTGGCGTTAGGCGATAACGGAACCGTTTTTGCCGGCACGATGCAGCAAGGTTATGTTTATGCTGTGCAGGATAGCAATCGTGACGGCGTCGCCGATAAACGTTACGTCATCGACAGGGAGTTGAACATGCCCAACGGCGTAGCCTATAAAAATGGCGCGCTTTATGTGGCTGAAGTCAATCGCATTATTCGCTTCGACAATATCAACCAGCATCTGGACAATCCGCCCAGACCGGTCACCATCTACGATAAATTTCCCTCGGATCAGCATCACAGCTGGAAGTACCTGCGCTTTGGGCCGGACAACAAACTCTACACGGCAGTCGGCGCCCCCTGCAATATCTGTAACCCCCGAGAAGAAATTTATGCCTCTCTAGGGCGGCTGAATCCTGATGGCAGTGGAGCTGAAATCATTGCTCGAGGCATCAGGAATACTGTCGGCTTCGATTGGGAGCCGGTTAAGAAAACGTTGTACTTTACAGACAATGGTCGTGACTACATGGGCGATGACATACCTCCCGATGAGCTCAACAAATGGTCTGTCAAAGGCGAGCATTTCGGCTTTCCCTATTGCCATGGCGGCGATATAGCGGATCCCGAATTTGCCGGCGATAGAAAATGTCAGGAATCCACCAAGCCAGTCTGGAAAATCAAAGCGCATATGGCTGCACTAGGCATGCGTTTTTATCAGGGCAAACAGTTTCCGGCCGAGTATAAAAATCAATTGTTTGTAGCCGAGCACGGATCCTGGAATCGCAGCACGCCAGTAGGCTATCGCGTTGCACTGATAAAATTCAGCCAGGGCAAGCCCGTTACAGAACAGCCCTTTGTCAGCGGTTGGTTGACTAAACAGGGCAAGGTGCTGGGGCGTCCGGTGGATGTGCTGGAAATGCCGGACGGCAGTATACTGATCAGCGACGATAAACTGGGCGTTATCTACAGAGTGGAATACAAAAAATAA
- a CDS encoding NUDIX domain-containing protein — MKKQFEIIDRKVGYQGFFRLEKYRLRHTLFAGGWSDEIDRELFMRGNCVAVLLYDPDADKVVLIEQFRVGGILQPEKAWMLEIVAGAIEEGETAEEVAYRESMEEAGCEIQELMLINGFYTTPGGSSEWITLFCGRVDSTHVGGIHGLDHEHEDIMVRAVHFDEVYQMLEDRQIESAIAILAIQWLALNRTKLKQKWVK; from the coding sequence ATGAAAAAACAGTTTGAGATTATCGACAGGAAAGTCGGTTACCAGGGCTTTTTCCGACTGGAAAAGTACCGATTGAGACATACCCTGTTCGCCGGCGGCTGGAGCGACGAGATTGACCGCGAGCTGTTTATGCGCGGCAATTGCGTAGCTGTTTTGTTGTATGATCCAGATGCCGATAAAGTCGTGTTGATCGAGCAATTCAGGGTGGGTGGAATTTTGCAGCCCGAGAAAGCCTGGATGCTGGAGATTGTCGCCGGTGCCATAGAAGAAGGCGAAACGGCCGAGGAAGTCGCGTATCGTGAGTCAATGGAAGAAGCGGGCTGTGAAATTCAGGAATTAATGCTGATTAATGGATTTTATACCACTCCCGGCGGTTCTTCCGAATGGATTACCTTGTTCTGCGGCAGGGTCGACAGCACCCATGTCGGAGGCATTCATGGCCTGGATCATGAGCACGAGGACATCATGGTGCGTGCTGTTCATTTTGATGAGGTCTATCAGATGTTGGAAGACCGACAGATCGAATCCGCCATTGCCATTCTCGCCATTCAGTGGCTGGCTTTGAACAGGACAAAGCTTAAGCAGAAATGGGTCAAATAA
- a CDS encoding lytic transglycosylase domain-containing protein: MSRNKVLIVGLLTLPSVWGQAAEADRMSASIRKLAVSYEQGRGVQQDCRKAFKYYRRAADMGDAYSLRVIKDYQDAEAFYDSVCNPEPKFSPSAFINSPGRKVVESWVNKIAPVYGIDPKLVLAVIQTESAFNQKALSSKNAQGLMQLIPATAERFGVRDVWNPVQNITGGTAYLNWLIHHFSGNVELVLAAYNAGEEAVERYQGVPPYEETRNYVRRIQALYKKTTHPIPAKPSGNIAPIHQAVFRNMPGVDGDLFYLGQRQ; this comes from the coding sequence ATGAGCAGGAACAAGGTATTGATCGTCGGACTTTTAACTCTGCCTTCTGTATGGGGGCAGGCGGCCGAAGCTGATCGGATGTCGGCAAGTATTCGTAAACTGGCTGTCTCTTACGAACAAGGCCGCGGTGTCCAACAGGATTGCAGGAAAGCCTTCAAGTATTACCGCAGGGCTGCCGATATGGGCGATGCTTATTCCCTGCGCGTGATAAAAGATTATCAGGATGCCGAAGCCTTCTATGACTCAGTCTGTAATCCAGAACCAAAATTCTCGCCTTCGGCTTTTATTAACAGTCCCGGCCGGAAAGTTGTCGAGTCCTGGGTTAATAAGATTGCGCCTGTTTACGGCATCGATCCCAAACTGGTACTGGCTGTCATCCAGACCGAATCGGCATTCAATCAAAAGGCTCTGTCCAGTAAAAATGCTCAAGGGCTGATGCAGCTGATTCCGGCTACTGCTGAACGCTTTGGCGTCAGGGATGTATGGAATCCGGTTCAGAATATTACCGGCGGCACGGCTTATCTGAACTGGCTGATCCATCATTTCTCAGGTAATGTCGAGTTGGTGCTGGCCGCCTATAACGCAGGCGAAGAGGCGGTCGAGCGCTATCAGGGCGTGCCGCCTTATGAAGAAACCCGGAACTACGTCAGGCGCATACAGGCCTTGTATAAGAAAACAACGCATCCGATCCCTGCAAAGCCTAGTGGAAACATTGCTCCGATACACCAGGCCGTATTCAGGAACATGCCAGGGGTTGACGGTGATTTATTTTATCTTGGCCAGCGCCAGTGA
- a CDS encoding PqiC family protein, with product MKISHWLLTGSLLLLSACASTPPTNFYVLEPFVKPPASATGTEKQRLIGVGPISIPALIERQKIVTRKADNSVEIAEFHQWASPLKENITQVLTRDLALLMPDDVVRSYPWGAFGSVDYRIIVDVVRFDTHPGHSANLEAGWAIMNEKNHQILTHSHSKIEQPLSDTSYTGTVNALSALLGEFSRELSLALAKIK from the coding sequence ATGAAAATTTCACACTGGCTATTGACCGGCAGCCTGTTGTTGCTGTCGGCCTGCGCGTCGACGCCACCGACCAATTTTTATGTATTGGAACCCTTCGTCAAGCCTCCTGCATCAGCAACAGGCACGGAAAAACAACGCCTGATCGGCGTAGGCCCCATCTCTATCCCGGCACTGATAGAACGGCAAAAGATAGTGACCCGAAAGGCGGACAACAGTGTAGAAATCGCCGAATTTCACCAATGGGCTTCGCCTTTAAAAGAAAATATCACTCAGGTATTGACGCGCGACCTTGCGCTGCTAATGCCCGACGATGTTGTCCGGTCCTATCCTTGGGGCGCATTCGGCTCAGTGGATTACCGCATTATCGTGGATGTCGTCCGGTTCGATACGCATCCCGGCCATTCTGCCAATCTGGAAGCCGGTTGGGCCATCATGAATGAGAAAAATCACCAAATACTGACACATAGCCATTCCAAAATTGAACAGCCGCTTTCCGATACATCGTATACGGGCACAGTCAATGCATTGAGCGCCCTGCTCGGCGAATTCAGCCGGGAATTATCACTGGCGCTGGCCAAGATAAAATAA